The genomic DNA ATCCCGATGCTGCCGGTGGTCGCCACGCTGGCTGCGACCAAGCGCCAGATCCTGGTCTACGCCGTGGTACTGGTGGTGTTCTCCGCCACGTTCGTCGCGACAGGCGCCGTAGGCAGGATCTACCTGGTCGGCGCCGTCGCCCTGGGCGCCTGGTTCATCGTCCTGGCGGTCCGCCTGGCACGCAGTGAGGCAACCGAAGGCGCCAGGGCCTTGTACCTGTACTCCCTCCTGTATCTGGCCCTGCTCTTCGCCGCCGTGGTAACCGACTCGTTGGTGAACCGGTACCCCATCGGTTGATGCGCGAGCAGAGGCCCGCGCCGGATGTGGCAGGGCCCGCGTACGGGCACGATCGATGCGATACCGAACATGCTTGAAGGCAGGGCATGGGAAGGACGATCATGGCCAAGGCAGAGACGTGGAATGGGAGGGAGTGATCCGGTGACGCATCGTTTGGCCCGTCCATTCACGATGGGCGTCCTGGTTGTGGTCCTCGCCGCGACAGTCGCCTGTGAGCGACTGGGGTCGGAGGGAGCCGTCTCCGGCGAGGTGCGCTTTGCTCGCGAGGTCGCGTTGCCCGAGGGCGCGGTCGTCACCGTCAGGCTTCTGGACACCACGTTGGCCGATGCCCCATCGGTGGAGCTGGGGCTGGACGTGATCGAGAACGCCGGCCGCCTCCCGGTCGGCTTCCGCATCGAGTACGACCGGGACCAGGTCGTCAGCGGCAACGAGTATTCACTGAGCGCCGACATCCGGCACGGCGATGACCTGCTGTACGTCAACGACACGGTCCACCCCGTGCTCACCCGCGGCGCTCCTGCGAACTCCGATGTCGTGGTCGTCTCCACCAACCCCTTTGACACCTGCGTCGAGCCCCTGCCGGGACAGATTCACGTCGAGATGGCTGATGAAGAACTGCCCAGAGAGGCCGTGCTCCACGTCCGGCTGGTCGACGTCACCGATCCCGCAACTCCGCTCCTGGTTACCGAGACGACCCGGGATGACCTCGACGGGTTCCCGATCGAGTTCTCACTACCGCACGAAGGAGTGCAGATCAGCCGCCACAGCAGGTACGAGCTGGAGGCCGAGATAATTGCCGGCGACGAGGTCCTCTACCACATCCCCGGAGAGGAGTGGCGCCGGACATGGCTACCGCACTGCCCCAATGCCGACCTGCAAATCGTCAACAGCGTGTTCCCGGCCAGCGAGTTCCCCGAGCCCGGTTCCACGCCCTGAGTCCAGCGGGGAGGGTGCCTACACGGCGCGGGCGGCAGTATGAACGATTACGCCGGCTAACCGTTCCGATAGGCGGTCTCGGGTCACTTCGAGATCGTATTGGGCCTGCAGTCCCATCCAGAAGCCCGGAGAGTTCCCGAAGAAGCGCCCCAGCAGGAGAGCCGTCTCCGCCGTAATCGACCTCTGCCCGTGAACGATGGAATGAATACGCCTCGGATCCACACCTATGCACTTCGCCAGTCGATACTGGGTGATGTTCATCGGGCCGAGGAACTCCTCATTGAGAACCTCTCCGGGGTGAATGGGGGGTAGCTTCGCCTGGGTGCTCATCGTTCCTCCACGTCAGTGGTAGTCCACTATCTCGACTTCGTACGCGTTGCCGTCACTCCAGACGAAGCAGATCCGCCACTGGTCGTTGATCCGGATGCTGTGCTGCCCATCGCGATCTCCGGACAGTGCCTCCAACCTGTTTCCCGGTGGCACCCGTAGATCGTTGACGTTCATGGCGTTGTTCAGGACCATCAGCTTCCTCTGTGCTCGACGCTGGATATCCTCCGGCAGTCTGCGGACACGGCGGCGTTCAGCAACTGCCTGGGTGTCCTTATCCCGGTAGCTCCGAATCACCCCGGATAATAGTACGCTCCGCTATTAGTGGCGAGTGCTAACCCCCGCGCGGGTGAGGCAGCGTATGAACAGCAATCCACTATCGGGCACATCCCAACGGGTCGAAGGGTGCGAGTGGTCAACCGGGGATAGGAAACTCCAGAAGACGCCCGCTAGGCCTCTGCCGCCAGAGCTCTAGCGAGGAATGATGCCATCTGGTCGCGCTTGACGGGCTCATCGGGGCAGTAGGCGCGTGGGTCCGTGGCGCACCCCTTGGTGACGCCTGCTTCGAGCAGACCCTCTACGGCGCCGGCGTAGGGCGCGTCCGCCGGGACATCCGAGAAGACCCCGGTGGGATTCAATTCGTGGATGGAGTCGAATGCCCGCGCCATCCAAACGGCCATTTCTGCGCGTGTGATCGGATCCGACGGTCTGAACGCCTGCCCAGGGACCGTTCTGACGACACTCAGATCAGCGAGCCCCTCCACGTACGCCGTGTACCAGGCGTCGGCGGGGACATCGTGGAACCGGCTGGCCGTCCTCTCCTCCGGACGGATACCTAGCGCCCTGCCGAGAAAGACCGCCATCTGCGCTCTCGTCACATGGCTCGACGGACAGTAGGTGTAGTCCTCAAACTCGCCACATCCGGTGGTGATACCCAAGGTGGCGATAGTCTCGATGTTCGGCTCGTGAACGTTCCCATCGTCGTCGGCGAAGGTCCCGTTGTGCCCTGGAGCGATAGGCTGCCCACGACGCACGTCGACAACGAAGTCGTCACCGATCCGCCGTGTGACGGTGATGGAGGTGTTGTTCCAGGTTGTGAATCCATCCCCTACGTCCATCACATGTCCGACGCTGTCGTGCACGTCGAGTGGTACGGACGTTTTCGTCGTGACCGCTCGTGTGAAGCGCCCCGTCCAGACACATGACCAGAAGTGGGGACAAGTCGGAGAGTGCTCATCGACCAGATAGACTTCGACTCCCTCCTTCGGCACCAGAGCGTCGAACTCCTTTCTGACCCTGACGCCGAGCGAAAGAAAGCCGCTTCCCCCCGACTTCACGACCAGCATCTGGACACCACCATCACCTAGCGGCCGCAGCAGGTAACTTCGCGCACCCGTACCTTCGTGTATCGCTACTTCGGAAGGGTCGATCCATCCTGCCGCGTACCTGTTGATCGCGATCGTCCCCACCTGCAGTTGTGACCGGTCATCGACTCGACTCATGATGTCCATCGGGTTGTCGTAGTCTCTGAGCCGCCCGGTGTGTGGAAACCCCAGAGCGTGGCCCAGCTCGTGGGCTGCCACCGCCAGGAACTCGAGTTCCCCGTCCTCCGATCCCCGCGAAGAGGAAGTTCCGGAGACAGATACGATGCCTCCTGACAGGTACACATCTCGATTGCTCTCGGGGTATTCGTGGGCGTGTTTACGCAAGATCCGGTTCTGCGTTCTGTCGTTGTCACCCATGCCTCCTGAACTGACGCCGATGTCCCTGTTGATTATGTATATGACTCCCTCGATCGCCTGCGTACCCTTCCGATCCCTGATTTCAGCTGTGACCCGCGTCTCGCAGTCTCCGTACTCCCAACTGGGACTCGGCGTTATATCAATCGCCCCACCTACCTTGAATACGGGCCGGTAGCGGCCGCGTGAAAGCCATGCATAGTATGGGGTGACACGAGACTCCAGAACGCCGATGACGTCGGAGGCTCGAATGTCCAGTTCGCCCTCGGGATCGTTGCAGATCC from bacterium includes the following:
- a CDS encoding type II toxin-antitoxin system RelE/ParE family toxin — its product is MIRSYRDKDTQAVAERRRVRRLPEDIQRRAQRKLMVLNNAMNVNDLRVPPGNRLEALSGDRDGQHSIRINDQWRICFVWSDGNAYEVEIVDYH
- a CDS encoding S-layer homology domain-containing protein, producing the protein MTAVGRNMAGLKDGRSPLVRPGGGRYLLVLFLAVAVLLVARPAVGQDDDGTDPLGLITGYDLTSLYSLGDDHWEVWICESPEGQLDISAAVLTDVLETELVPYFDWLSGGRYVPVFTTGNPGQVAAPGFSKCIDEIGERSKPGTEGVVALVNQETNWWQGRPGDGPTYYVEARSLRLSSTSFPDNGRYVIGGGEVVATPSNPGDGNSSAIAILAHELGHALWLPHSYNFYAGDYDNPMDIMGDPEAAPGLQVGTIAINRYAAGWIDGEDVEIYGGTARERFVLAPPGHSGTQMLVIRSDDGGFITLGARVKKGYDSGIPKEGVESYFIHTTTPECGVPTGFPCFGLTRNTQTVISYPTVPLDYSDTTGHVLQVGDGYEHGNMSVEVVARMGDRFVVDVVDTSSVDVPRRDHPSPPINHDELPGFDSSSYNADPLGLLAGYDESTFYTLDRDLWEVWICNDPEGELDIRASDVIGVLESRVTPYYAWLSRGRYRPVFKVGGAIDITPSPSWEYGDCETRVTAEIRDRKGTQAIEGVIYIINRDIGVSSGGMGDNDRTQNRILRKHAHEYPESNRDVYLSGGIVSVSGTSSSRGSEDGELEFLAVAAHELGHALGFPHTGRLRDYDNPMDIMSRVDDRSQLQVGTIAINRYAAGWIDPSEVAIHEGTGARSYLLRPLGDGGVQMLVVKSGGSGFLSLGVRVRKEFDALVPKEGVEVYLVDEHSPTCPHFWSCVWTGRFTRAVTTKTSVPLDVHDSVGHVMDVGDGFTTWNNTSITVTRRIGDDFVVDVRRGQPIAPGHNGTFADDDGNVHEPNIETIATLGITTGCGEFEDYTYCPSSHVTRAQMAVFLGRALGIRPEERTASRFHDVPADAWYTAYVEGLADLSVVRTVPGQAFRPSDPITRAEMAVWMARAFDSIHELNPTGVFSDVPADAPYAGAVEGLLEAGVTKGCATDPRAYCPDEPVKRDQMASFLARALAAEA
- a CDS encoding HigA family addiction module antitoxin, translating into MSTQAKLPPIHPGEVLNEEFLGPMNITQYRLAKCIGVDPRRIHSIVHGQRSITAETALLLGRFFGNSPGFWMGLQAQYDLEVTRDRLSERLAGVIVHTAARAV
- a CDS encoding YbaY family lipoprotein, with amino-acid sequence MTHRLARPFTMGVLVVVLAATVACERLGSEGAVSGEVRFAREVALPEGAVVTVRLLDTTLADAPSVELGLDVIENAGRLPVGFRIEYDRDQVVSGNEYSLSADIRHGDDLLYVNDTVHPVLTRGAPANSDVVVVSTNPFDTCVEPLPGQIHVEMADEELPREAVLHVRLVDVTDPATPLLVTETTRDDLDGFPIEFSLPHEGVQISRHSRYELEAEIIAGDEVLYHIPGEEWRRTWLPHCPNADLQIVNSVFPASEFPEPGSTP
- a CDS encoding protoheme IX farnesyltransferase, which gives rise to IPMLPVVATLAATKRQILVYAVVLVVFSATFVATGAVGRIYLVGAVALGAWFIVLAVRLARSEATEGARALYLYSLLYLALLFAAVVTDSLVNRYPIG